The Tamandua tetradactyla isolate mTamTet1 chromosome 5, mTamTet1.pri, whole genome shotgun sequence genome window below encodes:
- the LOC143683359 gene encoding torsin-1A-interacting protein 1-like — MKEPPEVYGEFEPEVTEERSRPGRRTPSREFRPDSAKEEVRESTYYLRSRQRRQPYPQEAVEMKTRRTTRLQQQHSQQPLLQLSPVTTRRGLRDSQSSEEDEPSPQTVLNHTVSKKKTDRITQEAPVVSEDPVISLCRPPLRSSRSDSAYKTNGNTKMSEVEATSVQQKVNFSEEGETEEEDQDRSDSDITTAKVRSGDSVEPKDQNSRSASSQYPESVWQSSQSRDFRAHDKQPSVLSSQYQKSPQEFVEQTARIRTRMQTSSPGKNSIYGSFSDDDSVQKSELGNQSPSISSRLEVTRQPKNAYFVKMKWWWSLLLIAAIVIGSFWSIRTPEIATTAVQEFQNQMKQLMNKYRGQDEKLWKRSVTFLEKHLNNSHPQPQPAILLLTAARDAEEALKCLSEQIADVYSSFRSVHSIRIDGADKAAQDSDTVKLEVDRELSNGFKNGQNAAVVHRFESLPAGSTLIFYKYCDHENAAFKDVALVLTVLLEEETLGTSLGLKEIEEKVRDFLRAKFTNSDTPDSYNHMDPDKLSGLWSCISHLVLPVQPENALKSGICL, encoded by the exons AGGAACCGCCGGAAGTGTACGGCGAGTTCGAGCCCGAGGTAACCGAAGAAAGGTCCCGGCCAGGAAGACGAACTCCGTCAAGAGAGTTCCGGCCTGATTCTGCGAAAGAGGAAGTGAGAGAAAGCACTTACTACCTTCGGTCTCGGCAGCGGAGGCAGCCTTATCCTCAGGAAGCTGTGGAGATGAAGACGCGAAGAACTACTCGCCTACAGCAGCAGCACTCACAGCAGCCTCTGCTACAGCTGTCTCCGGTTACGACCAGGAGAGGGTTACGGGACTCGCAGTCCTCCGAAGAGGATGAGCCATCTCCCCAAACTGTCTTAAACCATACGGTCTCAAAGAAGAAAACTGACAGGATAACACAGGAGGCTCCAGTGGTGAGTGAAGATCCTGTAATCAGCTTGTGTAGACCTCCTCTAAGAAGCTCAAGATCTGATTCAGCCtacaaaacaaatggaaatactaAAATGAGTGAAGTAGAAGCCACCAGTGTCCAACAGAAGGTCAATTTCTCTgaagaaggagaaactgaggaaGAAGATCAAGACAGATCTGACAGTGATATTACTACTGCTAAGGTCAGATCTGGGGATTCTGTTGAGCCCAAAGATCAAAACAGCAGATCAGCTAGTAGTCAATATCCTGAATCAGTTTGGCAGTCATCGCAAAGTCGAGACTTCAGAGCCCATGATAAGCAACCTTCAGTGCTGAGCTCACAGTATCAAAAAAGTCCTCAAGAGTTTGTGGAACAAACTGCAAGAATAAGGACTAGGATGCAAACATCTTCACCAGGCAAGAATTCAATATATGGCAGTTTTTCAGATGATGACAGTGTTCAGAAATCAGAGCTTGGAAACCAGTCTCCATCAATCTCTAGCCGACTTG AAGTGACTAGACAACcgaaaaatgcatattttgtcAAGATGAAATGGTGGTGGTCACTTTTACTGATAGCTGCTATTGTCATTGGAAGTTTTTGGTCCATTCGTACTCCTGAGATAGCAACCACTGCTGTTCAAGAGTTCCAGAACCAGATGAAACAACTTATGAATAAGTATCGAGGTCAAGATGAGAAGCTATGGAAAAGGAGTGTAACATTCCTGGAAAAACATCTTAATAACTCCCATCCCCAGCCTCAGCCTGCTATCTTGCTACTTACTGCTGCCCGAGATGCTGAAGAAGCACTGAAGTGCCTGAGTGAACAAATTGCTGATGTCTATTCTTCCTTCCGTAGTGTCCATTCCATCCGCATTGATGGGGCAGACAAAGCTGCTCAAGACAGTGATACTGTCAAACTAGAGGTAGATCGGGAACTGAGCAATGGATTTAAAAATGGCCAGAATGCAGCTGTGGTGCACCGCTTTGAGTCACTGCCTGCAGGCTCAACTTTGATCTTCTACAAGTATTGTGACCATGAAAATGCAGCCTTCAAAGATGTAGCCTTAGTCCTGACTGTCTTATTGGAGGAAGAGACACTAGGAACCAGTCTAGGCCTaaaggaaattgaagaaaaagtgAGGGATTTCCTCAGAGCCAAGTTC